The sequence below is a genomic window from Rhizobium sp. NXC14.
GTTTGCGCGGCGCGCTCATATGGCAAGCGTACCCTTGTAGACCGTGCCGGCAGCGCCTTCGGCGCGGCCAATCATGCGGCCGAGCGTGACGACCTTTTCGCCTTCGGCTTCAAGCGCCTGCGATACCGCGGCGGCGTTCTCTTCGGCGACGACGACGATCATGCCGATGCCGCAGTTGAAGGTGCGCAGCATTTCTTTCGCCTCGACGCCGCCAGATTTGGCGAGCCACGAGAAGACCGGCGGGACCTTGACGGCGCCAAGATCGATCTCCGCGGCCAGATATTTCGGCAGCACGCGCGGAATGTTTTCCGGGAAGCCGCCGCCGGTGATGTGGGCGAGTGCCTTCAGCGCGCCCGTCTCGCGGATCGCCTTCAGGAGCGGCTTCACATACATGCGGGTCGGTTCGAGCAGCGCTTCGCCAAGCTTCCTGCCTTCGGCGAACGGCGCCGGCGCATCCCAGCCGAGGCCGGACAGTTCGACGATCTTGCGCACCAGCGAGAAGCCGTTGGAATGGACGCCAGAGGAGGCAAGGCCGAGGATCACGTCGCCCTCGGCGATATCGCCTGAGGGCAGCAGCTTGCCGCGTTCGGCAGCACCGACGGCAAAGCCGGCGAGATCGTAATCGCCGGAGGAATACATGCCGGGCATCTCGGCCGTCTCGCCGCCGATCAGCGCGCAGCCCGCCTCGCGGCAGCCCGCCGCAATGCCGCCGACGATTGCAGCACCCTGGTCGGGGTCGAGCTTGCCGGTCGCGAAGTAATCAAGGAAGAACAGCGGCTCGGCGCCCTGGACCACGAGATCGTTGACGCACATGGCGACGAGGTCGATGCCGACGGTGTCGTGGTAATCGGCGTCGATCGCGATCTTCAGCTTGGTGCCGACGCCGTCATTGGCAGCGACGAGAACCGGGTCGGTGAAGCCCGCCGCCTTGAGATCGAAGAGCCCGCCGAAGCCGCCGATCTCGCCGTCGGCGCCCGGGCGGCGCGTCGAGCGCACCGCCGGCTTGATCTTTTCGACGAGGAGGTTGCCGGCATCGATGTCGACGCCCGCATCGCTATAGGTCAGGCCGTTTTTTCCAGACTGGCTCATGCTGGTCTCCGATGGCTATTTCCGGGCGGCGGACGCGCCGCGTCATCTGCCGGTCGCAATTGCATGACAGGGGCCTTTATGCAAGCGTCGCATGGCAAAAGCCCCCAATTTCCCACGTCTCCCCCGAGGCTTTCCGGGATTTGATGTGACAGGGTTGACCATCTTTGCGCCTGCATCCTATGTGCTTGATGGCCGCGCCGGATCGGGCGCGGCGTTTGGGCGGCGGCGAGCGATCAGCGGGGAAGCGATGCCACAGCATGTCAGCGGCAATAGTCTGAAGCGCCAGATATTCTTCTGGCTGGCCGTGCTCGTCTTCTTCATCGCCTTCCTCTATGTCTTCAGCTCGATCCTGCTGCCCTTCGTCGCCGGCATGGCGATTGCCTATTTCCTGGACCCGGTGGCGGACAGGCTGCAGCGGCTCGGCCTGAGCCGTATGATGGCGACCATCGTCATCCTCATTGCCTTTGTTGTCGTCTTCGCTTTGGCGCTGATGATCCTCATTCCCGTGCTCATTAGCCAGTTCAATGATTTCGCCGAGCGGTTGCCGGGTTATATCAGCCAATTGCAGCAGTTCGTCACCCAGACGCAGAATTCGCTGCTGCCGGACTGGGTCAAGAGCCAGGCCGGCACGATCAAGGACAATCTCTCCGGCATCCTCTCCGAAGGCATGGGCTTCCTTACAGGGCTTTTCGCGCAGCTCTGGAATTCCGGCAAAGCGATCGTCGACGTCATATCGCTGCTCGTCGTCACCCCCGTCGTCGCCTTCTATATCCTGCTCGATTGGGACCGCATGGTTGCCAAGGTCGACCAGTGGATCCCGCGCGATTATGTCGGCGATGTCCGCCAGATTGCCAAGGAAGTCGATCAGGCGATCGCCGGCTTCATTCGCGGCCAGGGTTCGCTCTGCCTCATTCTTGGCGTCTATTATGCCGCCGGCCTCTCCCTGGTCGGGCTGAATTTCGGCCTGCTGATCGGCCTCTTCGCCGGCATGATCAGCTTCATTCCCTATGTCGGCTCGCTAGTCGGCCTCATTCTCGCTGTGGGCGTGGCACTCGTGCAGTTCTGGCCGGATTATCCTTGGATCGGGCTGGTGCTCGCCGTCTTCTTCAGCGGCCAGTTCCTCGAAGGCAACATCCTGCAGCCGAAGCTCGTCGGCTCCAGCGTCGGCCTGCATCCGGTCTGGTTGATGTTTGCGCTGTTTGCCTTCGGCGCGCTCTTCGGATTCGTCGGGCTTCTGGTCGCCGTGCCGGCCGCCGCGGCCGTCGGTGTCCTTGTCCGCTTCGCGCTTTCGCGCTACCTTCAGAGCGATCTTTATTTTGGCGGGTCATCAGGCGGCCGCGCCCGGAAGACGAAATCAGTACCTAATGAATGACGTGAAGAACGCTGATCCGAAGCGCAAGGCCGGAGAGCAGCTTCCCTTGGCCTTTTCACATGATGTTGCAACCGGCCGCGACGATCTCTTGATCTCGGAGCGTCTCGCCGCCGCCGTTTCGATCGTCGATGCATGGCCGAACTGGCCGTCACCGGTCGTTGTCCTCGCCGGTCCGGTAGGATCCGGAAAATCGCACCTGGCCGGGATCTGGAAAGAACACAGCGGAGCGGAGATCATTCACCCCAAGGCCGGCTCCAATGCCGCGGTCACGGCGGCGAACGGCCCTGTCTTGTTCGAGGATGCCGATCGTCTCGGCTTCGACGACAACACGCTCTTCCACGTCATCAACAGCGTGCGCGAAAACGGCACCAGCCTCCTGATGACAAGCCGTCTCTGGCCGATGTCGTGGCCGGTCCTGCTGCCGGATCTGCGCTCTCGCCTCAAGGCCGCCACTGTCGTCGAGATCGGTGAGCCGGATGAAGCCCTGTTGTCGCAGGTGATCGTCAAGCTCTTCGCCGACCGGCAGCTTTATATAGATGACAAACTCGTGCTCTATATCGTCAACCGGATGGAGCGGTCGCTGAACGCGGCCCAGATGATCGTCGAAAGGCTCGACCGGCTGGCCCTGTCGCGGGGCACGAAAATCACCCGGTCTCTTGCTGCCGAGGTATTGAATGAATTGGGAAATTCGGAACTGGCCGATTGACTGTCACAGATCCGTCGTGAAACTGATATAATTGCCGTCGCGATTGAAAACGGGGTAAGCGGACCATGGACAGCGCAGTCGCAGAACATCAGGAACTCACTCCGGAAACCAACGACAATGTCCCCCCGCTGGAAGAACTGCTGGCGAGCCCCGAGCGCTTCATCAATCGCGAATTCTCCTGGCTGCAGTTCAACCGGCGCGTCCTGGAAGAGACGCTGAATACCGAGCATCCGCTGCTCGAGCGCGTCCGCTTCCTGTCGATTTCGGCAGCCAACCTCGACGAGTTCTTCATGGTGCGTGTCGCCGGCCTCGAGGGCCAGGTACGCCAGAACATCGCCATCCGCAGCCCCGACGGCAAGACACCGGCCGAACAGCTGGATTCGATTCTGCAGGAGATCGACCATCTGCAAATGGAGCAGCAGGCTTCGCTCGCCGTGCTGCAGCAGTATCTCGCCAAGGAAGACATTCTGATCGTGCGCCCGGGCGCCCTGAGTGATGCAGACCGCCAGTGGCTTGCCGCCGAATTCGAACAGGCGATCTTCCCGGTGCTGACGCCGCTGTCCATCGATCCGGCCCATCCGTTCCCCTTCATTCCCAATCTCGGTTTTTCGATCGGGCTGCAGCTCGTCAGCAAGAATGGCCGCGAGCCGATGACGGCGCTGCTGCGCCTGCCGGTGGCGCTCGACCGCTTCGTCCGGCTGCCCGATGATGGGAACACGATCCGCTACATCACGCTGGAAGATGTCGCCAACGTCTTCATCCACAGGCTCTACCCCGGTTACGAGGTGCAGGGTTCCGGTACGTTCCGCGTCATCCGCGACAGTGATATCGAAGTCGAGGAAGAGGCCGAGGATCTCGTGCGCTTTTTCGAAACCGCACTGAAGCGACGCCGTCGCGGCAAGGTCATCCGCATCGAGACCGATTCGGAAATGCCGGCCTCGCTGCGCCAGTTCGTCGTGCAGGCGCTCAGCATCCCTGACAATCGCGTCGCCGTTCTGCCGGGGCTCCTGGCGCTGAACACTCTGTC
It includes:
- the hdaA gene encoding DnaA regulatory inactivator HdaA; amino-acid sequence: MNDVKNADPKRKAGEQLPLAFSHDVATGRDDLLISERLAAAVSIVDAWPNWPSPVVVLAGPVGSGKSHLAGIWKEHSGAEIIHPKAGSNAAVTAANGPVLFEDADRLGFDDNTLFHVINSVRENGTSLLMTSRLWPMSWPVLLPDLRSRLKAATVVEIGEPDEALLSQVIVKLFADRQLYIDDKLVLYIVNRMERSLNAAQMIVERLDRLALSRGTKITRSLAAEVLNELGNSELAD
- the purM gene encoding phosphoribosylformylglycinamidine cyclo-ligase; this translates as MSQSGKNGLTYSDAGVDIDAGNLLVEKIKPAVRSTRRPGADGEIGGFGGLFDLKAAGFTDPVLVAANDGVGTKLKIAIDADYHDTVGIDLVAMCVNDLVVQGAEPLFFLDYFATGKLDPDQGAAIVGGIAAGCREAGCALIGGETAEMPGMYSSGDYDLAGFAVGAAERGKLLPSGDIAEGDVILGLASSGVHSNGFSLVRKIVELSGLGWDAPAPFAEGRKLGEALLEPTRMYVKPLLKAIRETGALKALAHITGGGFPENIPRVLPKYLAAEIDLGAVKVPPVFSWLAKSGGVEAKEMLRTFNCGIGMIVVVAEENAAAVSQALEAEGEKVVTLGRMIGRAEGAAGTVYKGTLAI
- a CDS encoding AI-2E family transporter, which translates into the protein MPQHVSGNSLKRQIFFWLAVLVFFIAFLYVFSSILLPFVAGMAIAYFLDPVADRLQRLGLSRMMATIVILIAFVVVFALALMILIPVLISQFNDFAERLPGYISQLQQFVTQTQNSLLPDWVKSQAGTIKDNLSGILSEGMGFLTGLFAQLWNSGKAIVDVISLLVVTPVVAFYILLDWDRMVAKVDQWIPRDYVGDVRQIAKEVDQAIAGFIRGQGSLCLILGVYYAAGLSLVGLNFGLLIGLFAGMISFIPYVGSLVGLILAVGVALVQFWPDYPWIGLVLAVFFSGQFLEGNILQPKLVGSSVGLHPVWLMFALFAFGALFGFVGLLVAVPAAAAVGVLVRFALSRYLQSDLYFGGSSGGRARKTKSVPNE